TAAAGTTTTTAGATAGTTTGACAATACATAATGTAGCAGAGATTAAGGCTATGCTGGAAGGTTGTACTTTTACTGAGAAGATAATTATAGATCTATCTGAAGTTAACGAAATGGATAGTGCTGGATTTCAGCTTTTATATGCTTTTATCGAGGATTTGATTAAGAACAATTACGATTTTATGATCTCAAGTAAAAGTGATATTATAAAAAATTTTGAAAGTACTTACCGTTTGGAGTTTTAGATGAGTATAGATCCTAAAAGTGTTTTTATTGAAGAAGGGATGGAACTGCTGGCTTCTGCCGAAGAGAGCTTGCTTTGTCTTGAAGGAGATATTGAAGATGAAGAAGCATTGAATGCTCTTTTTAGGGTTATGCATACCTTTAAGGGGTCTGCTGGCGTTGTTGGGTTTGATTACATTCAGAGCTTTACACATAAATTTGAAAACTTTTTAGATGATGTTAGAAACGGAAATATCAAGCTTAATTCGGATATTATATCTTTACTCCTAAAATGTAAAGACTTTTTAAATACTGTTTTAGATCAGATTAGAGAAACTGGTGAAGACAGTACAGATGAGATAAAAATGATGGGGGATGCTATTCTTCTCGAATTAGGGTCGTTCGTGTTACGAAAAAGTGAGAAGAAAGAGGATAAAAAAGAAAAGGTAATCCTTGATCTGGACAAAGATGATGATGACAAAGTGGTGTCAGATTTCTGGCATATTTCTTTGAGATTTAATGAAAATTTCTTTATGACTGGCATGGATCCGTATTCATTTGTTTCCTATTTATCGAAATTGGGTAAAATTGTTAACATTACCACGATACTAAATACACCATCCTTTAAAGATTTTGATCCAGAAAAGTGTTATTACGGTTTTGAAATAGATCTGGAAACAGAACATGAAAGACAAGCTATAGCTGATGTTTTTGAATATATCTTGGATGATTGTAAGGTTTTGATAATACCTCCAAAATCTAAGATTGAAGAATATATCAAATTGATCAATGAAGTACCAGAAGATAATGAGTTGATCGGTCAGATATTGGTTAAAGCAGGTACTTTGACGGAATCTGAGTTGGAAAAGATTCTCAACTGGCAAAAAACTGTCGAGCCCCAGATGAAACTTGGTGAAATTTTGGTGGAGGAGGAGAGGTTGGATCCTCAAATTGTGGATGCTGCGTTAAAAAAACAATCCACTATCAAGGAAAAGAAATCCACCGAACAGAGAAGTCTTAGGGTAGATGCAGAAAAACTGGATAGAGTGATAAATATTGTGGGGGAATTAGTTACCACCACATCTGGCATCCTTCAGAGATCAAAGGCCTTGCAGGATCCAAAATTGGATGAGTTTTCTTCTACTCTTTTTAGACTGGTAAATGATCTCAGGGACTATTCTATGGAACTAAGAATGGTGCCTGTAGGGGATTCTTTTAATAAATTTAAAAGGTTAGTGAGGGATTTGGGTAGGGAGTTTGGAAAAGATATAGATTTTGAAATAATTGGTGGTGAAACTGAATTAGACAAGACTTTTATAGAAAAGATAAATGATCCATTGGTTCATTTGATTAGAAATAGTATAGATCATGGTATTGAAAGCTATGAAGAGAGAATTAAAGCAGGTAAAGATCCAAAAGGTCAAATAATATTAAAAGCTTATAATGATTCAGGTAATATCGTAATAGAAGTGACGGATGATGGTAAAGGGCTTGATAAGGACAAAATAGGTCAAAAAGCTGTAAGCATGGGGCTTATTCAATCATATCAACACCTTTCGGATACGGAAGTTTTCAATCTGATTTTTGAGCCAGGTTTTTCTACTGCAGAAAAAGTAACCAACATATCAGGCAGAGGGGTGGGGATGGATGTGGTTAGACGTAATATCGAAGAGTTGCATGGTACTGTATCCATTGAGTCTCAAAAAGGTAGATATACCACCATTAGAATAAGGCTTCCTCTAACCCTTGCTATTATAGATGGTTTCTTGGTAGAGGTGGGTAAAGAGAAATTTGTATTTCCATTAAATATGGTTAATGAATGTATTGATGTAGATGTTGATAGATTGGAGCAAACAGGAAGACAATACATATCATTGAGGGGGCAGTTGCTTCCTTATGTTGATTTACATACACTGTTTGATATCAGGGGTGTTGGGTCAAAAACGGTTAGTGTTGTCATAGTGGATTATTCAGAGCTCCGATTAGGTCTTGTGGTAGATGAGATACATGGTGAGGTTCAAGCGGTGATAAAGTCTCTTGGGGGGCTTTATAAAAATGTGGAGTATTTTAGTGGGGCTTCGATTTTGGGAGATGGCTCTGTGGCTTTGATTGTCGATATTCCAAAATTGATAAAATTATACTGTGAACTAAAGAAAGAAGGTAAATATATAGGAGGTTAAATATGTTAAAAAATTTAAAGATTGGGACAAGGTTAGCCATAAGTTTTTCGGTTTTGGTTTTTTTGTTGATAGTGCTTTCTGTATATTCATTATATACACTTGCCAATGTGAGAGAAAAGGTCGATCGTATAGTCAAAGTTAACAATGAAAGATTGGATTGGGCTAATATATGGGTAGATAATTTTAGAGAAGTTTCTATGGGTATAAGGACCATGTTCCTTGTAGATATGAAAGAGAGGGAGTCTCTAAGAACAAGAATATATAATGAATATAGACCTAAATATATCGAAGCAAGAAAAAAAATAGAGGAGTTGACCCCAAAGGATGATACAAAAGGTTGGGGATTTATCAATGAAGTTGTTAATAAACTACAACCTGTAGTTGAGGCTAACAATAATGTGATATCTTTGCTTATGGAAGGTAAGGACAAGGAGGCTTTACAACTGTTCATGGAGAAGTCGAGGAGACAATCGCGGGAGGTAATAAAGGCTCTGGATGATCTAATAGCCTACCAAAAAGAGAGAAATCAGTTTAGATATGAGCAAATAATAAAAGAAATGGAACAAGCCAGATTCTTGGCAATAATGTTGTTAATTACTTCAATTATAGTTACAATAGTTATAAATATTATAATGACAAGAAGTATTAAAAAACCTGTCGATTTGTTAGTTGATGGCTTAGAGAAGGTTTCAAATGGTAATTTGACTATGGATATCCAAGTGGACAGAAAAGATGAACTTGGAGATCTTATGGCTTCTATGAAGAAAACCATAGAAAAATTAAGGGATATTGTTGCTGATGTGAAGTCAGTTGCAGATAATGTGGCGGCTGGTAGTCAGCAGTTAAGTGCTTCAGCACAAGAACTATCACAAGGTGCCACTGAGCAGGCTGCATCGGTGGAAGAAACCTCTTCAGCTATGGAACAGATGGCTGCAAATATAAAACAAAATACAGAAAACGCTTCTACTACTGAAAAGATTTCTATTAAAGCAGCTGAGGATGCAAAGCTAAGTGGTGAAGCTGTAGCTGAAACTGTAAAAGCGATGAAGGAGATTGCTTCCAAGATCTCCATTATAGAGGAGATCGCCAGACAAACAAACCTTTTGGCATTGAATGCAGCTATAGAAGCAGCAAGAGCTGGTGAACATGGAAAAGGATTTGCTGTGGTTGCAAGTGAGGTTAGAAAGTTAGCAGAAAGAAGTCAGTCTGCTGCAGCGGAGATTAGTAGTTTGTCTGGCTCATCTGTTCAGGTGGCAGAGCAGGCGGGACAAATGCTTGCAAAACTTGTTCCGGATATTCAGAAAACAGCTGAACTTGTTCAGGAGATTAGTGCTGCTAGTAAAGAGCAGTCTGCTGGTGTTGATCAGATAAATAAGGCAATACAGCAATTGGATCAGGTTATTCAGCAAAATGCTTCAGCTTCTGAGGAGATGGCTTCTACATCTGAGGAGTTGGCTTCTCAGTCTGAACAGTTAATACATATTATGGCCTTTTTTAAATTAGACGAAAATGCTTCAAATAAGAATTTTGCTATGAGGAAAAAAACACAACCTAAAGTAGCCCACATGCCCCAAAAGGAATTAAAACAACAGAACAAAGCGCTTGAGGCTAAGACAGAGAAGTCAAAAGGTGTGAAACTTAATCTTGATGATGACAGTGAGTTTGAGAGCTTTTAATTGATGGACAGAGCTGACTTATAATTATAGTCAGCTCCTTTTGATAAAAAATTTTGGAGGTTTTATGGGTATAGATAAAATAAAGGATACAAACACTACTATAACTGCATTAACCTTTACTTTGAATAATGAAATTTTTGCCCTTGATATAAAATCTGTAAAAGAGGTCCTTGACTATATAAAGATTACAAAAGTTCCCCGAACACCTGACTATATGCTGGGTGTTATAAACTTGAGGGGTAATGTGGCACCGGTAGTAGATCTAAAGATGAAATTTGGTATGCCACCTTCTGAAAAAACAGTGGATACATGTATCATAATTGTTGAAGTGGATATCGATGGAGTTAAAACTACTGTTGGTATAATGGCTGATTCGGTAAAAGAGGTTGTGGATTTTGATTCCTCACATATTGAGGAAGCTCCAAAGATAGGTTTGAACCTCAATATAGATTTTATCAAGGGTATGGCTAAAAAGGATGATGAATTTGTTATTGTTCTGGATATAGATAAGGTATTTTCTGTAGAAGAGATAGGAGAGATTAGCTCAGTGACCACTACATGATGATATTTTAGAGTTAAAGTGTTAGATATATACAAAGAACAACTAAGCCCAAAGCAGTTTGAGGTTTTAAGGAATTTTATTGAGTCTCATTGCGGTATAAAAATGCCTGATACAAAGAAGATTATGCTGGAGAGCAGGATTAGAAAGAGGCTTAGGGCTCTTGGTATTTCCAGTTTTAGAGAATATTTAGATTATGTTTTCAATTCTAAAGAGGGTGAGGATGAGGTAATAAATCTTATAGACGTAGTTACCACTAATAAAACTGAGTTTTTTAGGGAGAATGATCATTTTGTTTTTTTACAAGAAAAAGCTTTACCATATCTTATTGAAAAATTAGGTAGGATAAGTCTTTTAAAAGTTTGGAGTGCAGCGTGTTCGAGTGGTGAAGAACCTTATACGATTTTGATTACTCTATCAGAGTTTTGTGAAAAAAATGATATGATTCTGGATTTTCAAGTATTAGGTACTGATATATCCACTGCTGTTCTTAAAAAAGCTAAAGAGGCTGTGTATCCGATGCAGTCTGTTTCTACAATTCCTCTAACTTTACTTAAAAAGTATTTTTTAAGGAGTAAAGATCCGTCTAAACAATTGGTCAAAGTCATTAAACCGCTGAGGGAAAAGTTAATATTGAAAAGGCTTAATTTTATGGATAAGATTTATGACATTGAGGGTAAATTTCATATAATATTTTGTAGAAATGCCTTGATATATTTTAGTAAAACTGATCAACATGAAATAGTAAGAAAATTGACAAACTACTTAATTGACGGGGGTTTTTTGTTTTTAGGACATTCAGAAACAATTCAGGATGGTTCTTTGCCACTCAAAAGAGTTGGACCATCAACTTATATAAAATGGAGCTACTATGAAAAAAATTGATGTTTTGATTATAGATGATTCTGCTCTGGTAAGACAAACGCTACAGGAGATTTTGCGATCTGATCCAGAGATTGGTAGGATAGAAACAGCTCAGGACCCTTATGTGGCTGCAGAAAAACTTCAGGAATTTGTTCCTGATGTTATCACCCTTGATATAGAAATGCCTAAAATGGATGGCCTTACCTTTTTGAAAAAGCTTATGTCTCAACATCCACTTCCCGTTGTTATTTGCTCAAGTATTGCTGGGCATAATACAGAAGAAGGTATTAGGGCTCTTGAGTATGGAGCTATCGATATTATAGAGAAGCCAAAAATGGGGCTGAAGATTTTCTTTGAAGAATCCAAAATATTAATCTTGGATACTGTAAAAGCTGCGGCACGTGCTAATGTAAAAAAGCTAAAACTTACACCTACAGCAAAGCCTGTGGAACCAAAGCTTTCTGCGGATGTTGTAGAGCCACCAAAAATAAGTAAGATGCAGTTACAAACGACAGAGAAGGTTGTCTTAGTAGGAGCTTCCACTGGTGGTACTGAGGCTCTGAGAATCTTTTTAGAACGTTTTCCTGTTGATTGCCCTGGTATAGTAATAGTTCAGCATATGCCTGAGAATTTTACACGGTCTTTTGCAGAAAGATTAAACAACTTATGTGCGATAACAGTTAAAGAAGCAGAAAATGGTGATAATGTGTTGCCTGGTAGGGCCCTGATAGCTCAGGGGAATAAGCATCTTTTAATAAAGGTAAGTGGTGCAAGATACTTTGTAGAGGTAAAAGATGGGCCTTTAGTTAGTCGCCATAGACCCTCAGTAGATGTATTATTCAGATCAGGGGCAAACTATGTGGGTAAAAATGCTATTGCAGCAATTTTAACAGGTATGGGTGATGATGGGGCAAAGGGTATGCTTGAACTGAAACAGGCTGGTGCTTATACTATAGCACAGGATGAAGAAAGCTGTGTAGTATTTGGTATGCCTAAAGAGGCTATCAAGTTGGGTGGGGTTATGAAGGTATTGCCATTGGAGGCTATACCTTATCATATCATGGAGATTGCTAAAAAAGGGAAGTGGTAGTTAATTTTGGGGATATTTTTCATTATGAGCTTGATGAAGACCTAAAAAATAGTTCAGATCTTTCGGGGTTAGGACTTTGTTGATCAAGAAGAACTCTCCTATTTTGGGTTGTTCTTTTCTTTGCTGAAACAGTAGTGACTTTAGCTGGAATGGAGTAACAATGCTATATTTCAACATTATCTCTCCTGTTAATTGGGTTGGTTTTTTACTTTGTAGAACAAAATATAGCCCTTCCTCATCTAAGTAGCGCCATCTTAAAGCTATTTCACCTATACGGTCTCTTTGTCTCCTCTGCCAATTAATGGATTTTATGTATAAGTCCCAGTCGATTACTCCATGATAATATAAAAATTCTGAAAACTTAAGATTTCGTTTGGGGATATATCTTTTTTTGTTATTATGTATATGGGTGTACTCTTTTTCTGGATTTTTAGTTGTTTCGGTATGTTCAAGTAGTTTATTTTTTCCGATCTCTCTACCTATTATATATTTAGTTAATAATTCGTAAGCTTCTACAATTTTTATAAAATAGGACCTTTTTTCTTCAACTATCTCCGGAGGGTAACCTATAAACATATCTGGATGGTACTGGAAAACTAATTTTTTATATGCTGACTTAACATCCTCCATAGAGATATGTCTTAAAAAGTTTGTGTCTATGAATTTTTGGTTTTCAAACAAAATTCTACATGCTTTTATTAAATCTAATGAATGCATAAGTGGTTGTTTAATCCCATCTTTTTTTATAGTTTACAAAAAAATCGATGGACTTGAGATATTTTAAGTCAGGGTATTTTTCCTGTATGTAGTTTTCTACCTCTGGGTGATATACATAGCCAACAAAGAATGGGTATACTGTTGTATTTAGATAGCCCCTTATTCTTAACAATCTTGAGTAAAACTTATCCACATCTTTTTTACCTGGTCTAGTTTTGCACTCTCCTATAAGGTATACTTTTTCCCCGTTTTTTTTACCTTCAGCAAATATATTTACTTCATCATAAGCTCCATCTGGATAAACTAAGTTTTTTCTGGTGATATTTTGTACTTCAACGCCAAATTCTTTCTGGCTAAAATCGAAGATAAAAGGTGCTATCTGATCTTCTATGCCATAACCTACAATATCAGATAATCCACCTAATATTTCACGGGTTCTTTTGTGTTCCTTTACAAGTAATTTTAGTTCTTCTTCTGTTTTTTTTTGGGCTTCAGCGAGTTCGTTGAGCTTTTTTTCAGTTTTTTTCTGGATTTCGGCGAGTTCATCGACTCTTATTGTTAATTGTTCTAACTTTTCTTCTGTTCTTTTTTGAGCTTCAGCAAGTTCTAATAAACTGTTTTCAGTTCTTTTTTGGGCCTTTGCAAGTTCTGATACTAACTCTTTAAGTTCATCAAAATCCTCTTTTTTAACAGATTTATCCATTTCATCTACAAAAGTCATAAATACATCTTTTAGCTCTGGGGATAATTGATCGATTTTTCTAAACATTTCAGTGCTTATACCCATTATGATCTCCATCTTTTTGCTATATACTATAATAAATCAAAATTGGTATTGTTTTCAATATGAAAATTTAGATGTCATAAAAAAGGATATTTTACTTTTTATATAATTGAGCGGAGGAGGTAGGATTCGAACCCACGGTGGGCTATCAACCCACGCCTGTTTTCAAGACAGGTGCCTTAAACCACTCGGCCACTCCTCCGTCTTGGGAAGATTCATATAATACAAAATTTATTACTTTGCAACTATTTTTTTAAATATCGTCAAGTTCGTATACAACCTTTCCAGACTTAATGGTAAAGCAATTAATCCCCTTTAGTTTCTTATTTAAAAATGGGGTATTGGTGGATTTGGATTTATTGAGTTTTTCATCGAATACATATTCTTTTTGAATATCTAATATGGCAATATCTGCTTTTTTGCCAACTTCGATAATGCCTCTATCTGTCAATCCTGTTATCTGGGCGGGTGTATAGGAGGTGAGTTTTACGAAATCGTTTAAAGTAATGATACCCTCATTAACGAGTTTTAGGGTCAGGGGAATTAGTGTTTGTAATCCTGTTATACCAAAAGCTGCCAAATCGAATTCTATGAATTTTTCATCTCTATGATGCGGAGCATGATCTGTAGCTATACAGTCTATAGTACCATCCTTGATTGCCTGCTTGATGGCTTCTACATCTTCTTTTGTCCTCAAAGGTGGGTTCATTTTGAAATTTGTATCATAGGAGAGAAGTTCATCTTCTGTAAGGGTAAAGTGATGGGGTGCTGCTTCTGCAGTTATGTTTAACCCTTTTTCTTTAGCAAATCTTATCAATTCTACAGAGCCTTTTGTGCTTACATGGCAGAAGTGGAAATGGGCTCCTGTTAGTTTTGAAATTAGGATATCTCTTGCAACGATAATCTCTTCTGCTTCAGCAGGTATACCTTTAAGACCAGTTATCGTAGAAATTTTACCGTCGTTTATTACACCTTTTCCTGCTAAGTCTTTATCCTCTGAATGGGAAAATATTATCCCACCAACTCCTTTTACATATTCTGCAGCTCTTCTCATCACTTCTGAATTCATAACAGGTTTGCCATCATCTGAAAAAGCAATCGCACCTGCTGCTTTCATCTCACCTATCTCTGCAAGTTCTGCTCCTTCGAGACCTTTTGTAATGGCACCAACTGGAAAAAGATCAATCAAACCTACCTTTTTGGCTTTATCTACCATATAGGTGGTTATATAGGCGTTGTCATTAACAGGTTTGGTGTTTGCCATAGCAAAACATGTGGTAACCCCACCTGCCACTGCTGCTTTGCTTCCTGACTCAATATCTTCTTTGTATTCAAGGCCTGGATCTCTGAAATGAACATGTAGATCAATAAGGCCAGGTACTACTATTTTACCTGAACAATCTATGATTTTTTCAGCTATTTCATTTAAATTGCCTATTTTAGTTATCTTGTCTTCTTCTATGAGTATATCGGCTTTTTTTGTGTTATTAAAATTTATTATCTCACAGTTTCTTAATAAAATACTCATTATTGGACCTCCAACTTATTATTTTGCATAGCTAAAAGATACATTACTGCCATTCTCACTGCAACACCATTTTCTACCTGTGTTAGAATTACAGATCTATCGCAATCGGCTAAATAAGATGGTAGCTCTACCCCTCTATTTATTGGACCTGGGTGCATTATTATGGCATCATTTTTTGCTTTTGCTAATCTATCTTTGTTTAGTCCAAAAAGCTTTGAGTATTCTTTTAGTGAAGGTAATAGGGCAATTCCTTGCCTTTCTAACTGGATTCTTAACATCATAATTACATCAGCATCTTCTACTGCTTCATCTATTGACTTGCATATTTTACAACCAAATGGTTCATAATCCTTTGGAATCATTGTATTTGGGCCAAACAGTCTTAAGTTTATTCCCAGTTTTTTCATTGCCCAAGCATTTGATCTTGCAACACGACTATGGGTAATATCACCAATGATAGCAATGTTTAGACCTTCAAGTTTACCTTTATTTTCTCTGATTGTGTAAAGATCTAAAAGTGATTGTGTTGGGTGTTCGTTTGTTCCATCTCCAGCATTTATTACATGGGCATTGGTATTTTCTGCAATAAATTTTACTGAGCCGGAATAGTAGTGTCTAACTACAAACATATCCACACCCATGGCTTCGATGTTTTTTACTGTATCTATGAGTGTTTCCCCTTTTGCGGTGCTACTTGCTGAGGCTGTGAAATTTATTACATCTGCGGATAGCCTTTTTCCTGCAATTTCAAAAGAAGTTCTTGTTCTTGTAGATGGTTCAAAAAAAAGATTTACTATTGTTTTCCCTTTTAAGGTAGGAACTTTTTTTATGTCTCTACTGTTTATTTCTTTGAATTTCTCAGCAGTGTCAAGGATGTAAAGAATTTCTTCTTTTGTCAAATCCAAAAGGCCGGTTAGATCTTTTCTATTTAAAGCCATACTACCCCCTTTTTTCTATAGTCACAGAATCGATACCATCGATCTCTTCAACTTTTACATTTATCTTTTCTTCAATATTTGTGGGAACATATTTACCAACAAAGTCTGGCTGAATAGGTAGTTCTCTATGTCCCCGATCTATCAAGGAAACAAAAATGATCTTTTTAGGTCTACCATAATCTATTATTGCATCTAAAGCTGCCCTAACTGTTCTTCCTGTAAAGATTACATCATCTATGAGAATAATAGTTTTACCCTTTACATTAAAGCTGATATCGCTACCTAAAACCTCGGGGAATTCTGATATTTCTGTGAGGTCATCTCTGTAAAGAGTTATATCCAGATAACCTATTAATGGTTTTATAGATTTGAATTTTTCTATTATTGTAGCTATACGGTTGGCTAATATAGCTCCTCTTCTTTTGATACCAATAATGGCCAGGTCTTTATCTTCCTTAATCTTTTCCACAATTTGGAAGCTTAATCTTATCAGAATATTATCAATTTCATGTTTATTTAGGATCTCTTTTTCTGCCATATTTCCTCCAAAAAAAAAGCCTCCCAGTATTACTGGAAGGCATCGATTATGTGTAATTTTTTTAAAATTTTATTGATCATTTGAACTCCTAAATGTAATGATAATCTCTAATTTAAACGATGTCAATAAAATTCTTGATAATTTTTTGGTTGTGAATTAAGATAATTAGGTTAGATCATTAAAGGAGGCAAATGCATGAAAAATGTTTTGTTATTGATGGCTTTATTGGTTTTTTCATATTTTGGTGTTGTTGGTTGTGTCCCTGTAGCTGTTGTGGCAGGTGCAGGTGTTACTTATAGTGTAACTGCTGATGCGGTTACCGATTCCATTGATAGGCCAAAAGAGATTTTGATAGAAAAATTTATCCAAACTGTTAAAAAGGATGGAGCATTAATAATATACTCAAGTATTTCTGAAGGTAGTGTAAGAGCTGAAAAGGGTCCTTATAAAATATATTTTGATACCAAAGAGCTAAATGAAAAAGTAACAAAGTTTACTATTAGAGCTCGTAGAGGTTATAATACTATTCCTGACAAAGAGGAATCCATCAGAATTTATAACCTGTTTAAAAAGAGCCTTTGATGATCAGAAAAGCAAATACAAAAGATGCTAAGCGGATACAGGAGCTTGTAAATCATTTTGCGGATAAAGGGGAGATGCTGCATTTGAGCTTAGAACAGATCTATGAACGTATCTTTGAGTTTTTGGTTTATGAAGAAGAGGGGAAGATTTTAGGTTGTTGTGCACTGCACCCTACGTTGGGTAATCTTGCTGAAATCAGATCGTTGGCAGTGGATGAGCAATGTCACGGTAAGGGTGTGGGTAAAAAACTTGTAGAAAGCTGCTTAGAGTTGGCGAGGGAGATGGGTTTCAGCCAGGTTTTTGCCTTAACATATAAACAGCTTTTTTTTGAAAAGTTGGGTTTTAAGGTGGTTAAAAAGGAGAGTTTCCCAAGAAAAATCTGGTCTGATTGCTTCAAATGTCCCAAATTCCCTGATTGTGATGAGATAGGCATGATTATAGATTTATAGAGGTGTTATGACGATAGAAGATATTGTACAGGATTTTGATGAGTTAAAAAGTAAGATTGAACATTTTAAAGTTTTAGTAAAAGAGAATGAGTTGAAAGAGAGATTAGCTAAAATAGAAGAAAAAACCCATGATCCCGATTTCTGGAACAGTAAAGACTCTAAAAATATTTTAAAAGAGCAGTCCAATATCAAGAAATTCCTTGAGGAGTGGAGTTATCTTCTTGGTAGGGTAGAAGATATCAACGTGTTACTGGATCTTCATGAGGAAGGGGAAGATGTTTTGGATGATCTGAATGATGTGTATTCCGAATTAAAAAAATTAGTGACAGATTTTGAGCTTAAATTAGTCTTAAACGGTGAAAACGATATAAATAATGCAATATTGACAATACATTCAGGTGCTGGTGGTACAGAGGCCAACGATTGGGCTAATATGCTTTTGAGAATGTATATAAGGTGGGCTGAAAATCATAAATTTAAATATGAGATGTTGGATTATCAGCCTGGTGATGAAGCTGGAATAAAATCTGCAACTTTGAATATTATTGGCCCATACGCTTATGGATATCTAAAAGGGGAAACTGGTGTCCATAGACTTGTTAGGTTATCCCCCTTTGATGCAAATAATAAGAGACATACCTCTTTTGCTTCTGTATTTGTGTTGCCAGAGATTGATGATGATGTGGATATTGTGATAAATGAGTCTGAACTAAAGATTGAGACATTTAGATCAGGTGGAGCAGGGGGGCAACATGTCAATACCACTGACTCAGCTGTCAGAATAACCCATATACCTACAGGTATCGTTATTAGTTGTCAAAATGAGAGAAGTCAGCACAAGAATAAAGCTCATGCAATGAAAATACTAAGATCCAAGCTCTATGAACTGGAGATGGAGAAAAGAAATAAAGAAAAAAGTGAGCTTGAAAGTTCAAAAACTGAAATAAATTTTGGAAGTCAAATACGCTCTTATGTGCTACATCCATACAAAATGGTCAAGGATTTGAGGACAAGGTATGAGACTGGAGACCCGGATTCTGTGTTAGATGGTTATCTTGATGAATTTATCAAGAGTTATCTTTTTTATAAAGCTGGTTTGAGAGGGATAGCAGAAGGGCTTGAAGAAGAAATATGAAGAATATCAGAGGAACCTATGCGCTAATACATTTAGACAGGTATCTGAACAATCTATCTATTGCCAAAAGGCTTTCAAACTCTGAAATAACACCTGTTATAAAAGCTGATGGTTATGGACATGGAGCAGTTCCCCTTGCTAGATTTACAATGGCTAATTCCAATATAGATACATTTTGTGTAGCTACTATAGAGGAGGGTATAACCCTACGAAAAGGATTGGGTAATGACGCTAATATTATCATTTTGGGTTATGTAGATGAAGCCTATTTTGATGAAGTTGTTAAAAATAATTTTCTTATAAACATATATGATGATAGAGTGGCTGGTCTTTTTAATAAGTATTTGAGGTATAAAGGTATCACATACCCCGTTAGTTTAAAGATAGATACAGGTATGAATAGATTAGGGTACAATTGCGATTTTGATATTAGGAGATTTATGGAAAGTTTTAAGAA
The window above is part of the Calditerrivibrio sp. genome. Proteins encoded here:
- a CDS encoding STAS domain-containing protein; the protein is MPVENTLNGNCSVIKFLDSLTIHNVAEIKAMLEGCTFTEKIIIDLSEVNEMDSAGFQLLYAFIEDLIKNNYDFMISSKSDIIKNFESTYRLEF
- a CDS encoding chemotaxis protein CheA encodes the protein MSIDPKSVFIEEGMELLASAEESLLCLEGDIEDEEALNALFRVMHTFKGSAGVVGFDYIQSFTHKFENFLDDVRNGNIKLNSDIISLLLKCKDFLNTVLDQIRETGEDSTDEIKMMGDAILLELGSFVLRKSEKKEDKKEKVILDLDKDDDDKVVSDFWHISLRFNENFFMTGMDPYSFVSYLSKLGKIVNITTILNTPSFKDFDPEKCYYGFEIDLETEHERQAIADVFEYILDDCKVLIIPPKSKIEEYIKLINEVPEDNELIGQILVKAGTLTESELEKILNWQKTVEPQMKLGEILVEEERLDPQIVDAALKKQSTIKEKKSTEQRSLRVDAEKLDRVINIVGELVTTTSGILQRSKALQDPKLDEFSSTLFRLVNDLRDYSMELRMVPVGDSFNKFKRLVRDLGREFGKDIDFEIIGGETELDKTFIEKINDPLVHLIRNSIDHGIESYEERIKAGKDPKGQIILKAYNDSGNIVIEVTDDGKGLDKDKIGQKAVSMGLIQSYQHLSDTEVFNLIFEPGFSTAEKVTNISGRGVGMDVVRRNIEELHGTVSIESQKGRYTTIRIRLPLTLAIIDGFLVEVGKEKFVFPLNMVNECIDVDVDRLEQTGRQYISLRGQLLPYVDLHTLFDIRGVGSKTVSVVIVDYSELRLGLVVDEIHGEVQAVIKSLGGLYKNVEYFSGASILGDGSVALIVDIPKLIKLYCELKKEGKYIGG
- a CDS encoding methyl-accepting chemotaxis protein; this encodes MLKNLKIGTRLAISFSVLVFLLIVLSVYSLYTLANVREKVDRIVKVNNERLDWANIWVDNFREVSMGIRTMFLVDMKERESLRTRIYNEYRPKYIEARKKIEELTPKDDTKGWGFINEVVNKLQPVVEANNNVISLLMEGKDKEALQLFMEKSRRQSREVIKALDDLIAYQKERNQFRYEQIIKEMEQARFLAIMLLITSIIVTIVINIIMTRSIKKPVDLLVDGLEKVSNGNLTMDIQVDRKDELGDLMASMKKTIEKLRDIVADVKSVADNVAAGSQQLSASAQELSQGATEQAASVEETSSAMEQMAANIKQNTENASTTEKISIKAAEDAKLSGEAVAETVKAMKEIASKISIIEEIARQTNLLALNAAIEAARAGEHGKGFAVVASEVRKLAERSQSAAAEISSLSGSSVQVAEQAGQMLAKLVPDIQKTAELVQEISAASKEQSAGVDQINKAIQQLDQVIQQNASASEEMASTSEELASQSEQLIHIMAFFKLDENASNKNFAMRKKTQPKVAHMPQKELKQQNKALEAKTEKSKGVKLNLDDDSEFESF
- a CDS encoding chemotaxis protein CheW; amino-acid sequence: MGIDKIKDTNTTITALTFTLNNEIFALDIKSVKEVLDYIKITKVPRTPDYMLGVINLRGNVAPVVDLKMKFGMPPSEKTVDTCIIIVEVDIDGVKTTVGIMADSVKEVVDFDSSHIEEAPKIGLNLNIDFIKGMAKKDDEFVIVLDIDKVFSVEEIGEISSVTTT
- a CDS encoding protein-glutamate O-methyltransferase CheR, which encodes MLDIYKEQLSPKQFEVLRNFIESHCGIKMPDTKKIMLESRIRKRLRALGISSFREYLDYVFNSKEGEDEVINLIDVVTTNKTEFFRENDHFVFLQEKALPYLIEKLGRISLLKVWSAACSSGEEPYTILITLSEFCEKNDMILDFQVLGTDISTAVLKKAKEAVYPMQSVSTIPLTLLKKYFLRSKDPSKQLVKVIKPLREKLILKRLNFMDKIYDIEGKFHIIFCRNALIYFSKTDQHEIVRKLTNYLIDGGFLFLGHSETIQDGSLPLKRVGPSTYIKWSYYEKN